A DNA window from Labrys wisconsinensis contains the following coding sequences:
- a CDS encoding lytic transglycosylase domain-containing protein produces the protein MRLRRLLCLILLCLAVPARAAPSGAATESPEQALCRLIETAATRHALPVAFLTRLIWRESSFRPGVVSSAGAQGIAQFMPGTAAERGLEDPFDPEQAIPASAHLLADLNRRFGSLGLAAAAYNAGPTRVAGWLAGQRSLPLETQDYVLFVTGHPAEDFLGEAEPAIDRPPAPDRTKPRTCLELTAGLRIAAPEASMALAAFAPWGVQLAGNFSKARALATYARSQRRFAAILGDVRPMVIGTRLRSRGTRAFYRVRAPAASRAEAAALCGRIHAAGGACIVLRS, from the coding sequence GCTCTGCCTCGCCGTTCCGGCGCGGGCCGCGCCGTCGGGCGCGGCCACCGAATCGCCGGAGCAGGCGCTTTGCCGCCTGATCGAGACGGCAGCCACCCGCCACGCCCTGCCGGTGGCGTTCCTCACCCGGCTGATCTGGCGCGAATCGAGCTTCCGTCCGGGCGTCGTCTCCAGCGCCGGCGCCCAGGGCATCGCGCAGTTCATGCCCGGCACCGCCGCCGAGCGCGGGCTGGAGGATCCGTTCGACCCGGAGCAGGCCATCCCCGCCTCGGCCCATCTCCTGGCCGACCTCAACCGCCGCTTCGGCAGCCTCGGCCTTGCCGCCGCCGCCTACAATGCCGGCCCGACCCGGGTGGCGGGCTGGCTCGCCGGCCAGCGCAGCCTGCCGTTGGAAACGCAGGACTATGTCCTGTTCGTCACCGGGCATCCCGCCGAGGATTTCCTCGGCGAAGCCGAGCCGGCGATCGACCGGCCGCCGGCACCGGACCGGACGAAGCCCAGAACCTGCCTGGAGCTGACGGCGGGCCTGCGCATCGCCGCGCCCGAGGCCAGCATGGCGCTGGCCGCCTTCGCGCCCTGGGGCGTGCAGCTCGCCGGCAATTTCTCCAAGGCCCGGGCGCTCGCCACCTATGCCCGCAGCCAGAGGCGCTTCGCCGCCATTCTCGGCGACGTCAGGCCGATGGTGATCGGCACCCGCCTGCGCAGCCGCGGCACCCGCGCCTTCTACCGCGTCCGCGCCCCCGCCGCCTCCCGCGCCGAAGCGGCGGCCTTGTGCGGCCGCATCCACGCCGCGGGCGGGGCCTGCATCGTGCTGAGGAGCTGA